The genomic region CCCATCCTTCAGCAGCGCAGGCAATGCCAATCACACCAATAATTGCTGTAATAACTGATAGAATAATCTGAGATGCAGATCCGATTAACAGAAGCTGTTCTCCATATACAAACAGGTAAGGGACAATATATGCTGTAATGCCTAATCGAACAGCAGTCATCCCTGTTTTCATCGGTTCGGATCCTGCAATCCCCGCTCCGGTAAATGCGGCAAGGGCTACTGGTGGTGTAATGGCTGACAATGATGCAAAGTAAAAGACAAATAAATGAGCAGCAATCGGCGCTACACCGAGCTCAATTAATGCGGGAATGGTTAAAGGTACCTGAACAATATACGCCGCAACGGTCGGTAACCCCATGCCAAGAATGATACTTGCCACCATCGTAAATATAAGCGCAATCAGTAAGATACCACCAGATAATTCAATAATCAGACTGCTGAATTTCAGTCCAATTCCCGTCAAACCTATCATGCCTATGATTAATCCCGCCGCGGCACATGCGATCACAGTTTCCAGTGACGCCTTTGCTCCAAGGTCTAAAGCTTTCACAATCTGCCTCCATGAAAGTCTGGTAGACACCTGAATAGCTGCTACTAAAATCGTGCTTATAATCGCATAAAGCCCTGCTTTCATAGGTGAACTTCCACCCACAAGCATAACGACTATGACAATTAGAGGAATCAGGAAGTGGAACCCTTTCTTAAAAATTCCCCAGGTCCCAGGCAGTTCTTCTTTTTTAATACCTACCATTCTATTCCGTCTTGCACGCAAATCTACTTGCAAAAACAGGGATAGATAATAAAGAACAGCTGGAATAATGGCGGCAACAGCCAATTCCATATACGGAACTCCTAAATACGCAGCAATAATAAATGCTGAGGCTCCCATAATCGGCGGCATAATTTGGCCGCCGGCAGATGACACAGCTTCGACCGCAGCCGCAAAGTAATTTCTATAGCCTGTTTTTTTCATCAGCGGAATTGTAAATGCACCGGTTGTGGCTGTATTCGCAACAGCACTTCCTGAAATGGTACCAAGAATGGAGCTTCCAACAATGGCCGTTTTAGCCGGGCCTCCCCGATACT from Virgibacillus sp. MSP4-1 harbors:
- a CDS encoding TRAP transporter permease encodes the protein MAGNHVDLDDIQQNQAEVTHEKLRALKGFAGILISIIAIAMSIFHLYTGLFGVFESILQRSAHLGFALVLVFAIYRPTKKAGKEKVHGYDWLLMILSIVSYSYFVFNAQEIQSRMSYIEQLTSLEIVLGFIAMFTLMEATRRVIGKTLVVLVFIFLAYGFFGHFITGALGHREFTPMWIMDHLFYTTNGVFGTALGVSATFIFLFVLFGKFLEVSGAGNFFINLSVSAMGQYRGGPAKTAIVGSSILGTISGSAVANTATTGAFTIPLMKKTGYRNYFAAAVEAVSSAGGQIMPPIMGASAFIIAAYLGVPYMELAVAAIIPAVLYYLSLFLQVDLRARRNRMVGIKKEELPGTWGIFKKGFHFLIPLIVIVVMLVGGSSPMKAGLYAIISTILVAAIQVSTRLSWRQIVKALDLGAKASLETVIACAAAGLIIGMIGLTGIGLKFSSLIIELSGGILLIALIFTMVASIILGMGLPTVAAYIVQVPLTIPALIELGVAPIAAHLFVFYFASLSAITPPVALAAFTGAGIAGSEPMKTGMTAVRLGITAYIVPYLFVYGEQLLLIGSASQIILSVITAIIGVIGIACAAEGWVLRHAFWYERMLLFAGAIGMTIPGIYSDMIGVIVLVSIYVLQKTFRKDLLTDHSGITKEMSS